One Triticum aestivum cultivar Chinese Spring unplaced genomic scaffold, IWGSC CS RefSeq v2.1 scaffold152440, whole genome shotgun sequence genomic window carries:
- the LOC123176685 gene encoding MAP7 domain-containing protein 1-like, whose amino-acid sequence MSFPCSDQSIRPRKMKTASLPPGVAVLRCWCGDLCKVKEVTDFSDWLGMKFFMCANYEEDPAVAISEYDKPPSPPPLCMYYRWIGTEKPAWAVTEIRERSRRAWNSLFAEERREKAEAEEKAEQERELKEYYAEQHHFFEEIGKKNREEARRMEEQERQRKEAREAERQRKKERARQAKATEEAGDGKGKYPRWTQ is encoded by the exons ATGAGTTTTCCTTGTTCGGATCAAAGCATTAGGCCGAGGAAAATGAAGACTGCAAGTTTGCCTCCTGGGGTGGCAGTCCTGCGGTGTTGGTGTGGCGatctttgcaaggtgaaggaggtgacGGATTTTTCAGATTGGTTGGGCATGAAGTTTTTCATGTGCGCCAATTATGAGGAAGATCCTGCCGTAGCTATTTCAGAGTACGACAAGCCTCCA TCTCCTCCGCCTCTGTGCATGTACTATCGTTGGATTGGCACGGAGAAGCCGGCTTGGGCAGTGACTGAGATTCGTGAAAGAAGTCGCCGTGCGTGGAATAGTTTATTTGCGGAAGAGCGACGCGAGAAggcggaagctgaggagaaagcagagcaagagagagagttAAAAGAATACTATGCGGAGCAACACCATTTTTTTGAGGAAATAGGAAAGAAAAACAGGGAAGAGGCTCGTCGCATGGAGGAGCAGGAACGACAGCGAAAGGAGGCTCGTGAGGCGGAGAgacagagaaagaaagaaagggctcgTCAGGCCAAGGCAACAGAAGAAGCTGgcgatggaaaaggaaaatatccacgTTGGACTCAGTAG